A section of the Neorhizobium galegae bv. orientalis str. HAMBI 540 genome encodes:
- a CDS encoding LON peptidase substrate-binding domain-containing protein, protein MHVGNARYLKREDLPETVPVFPLTGALLLPGGQLPLNIFEPRYLAMFDAALAGNRLIGIVQPSLLESGEAAEGPRAPLSTVGCIGRITSFAETGDGRYITSISGICRFRLIEEVGMGHPYRTFKIAPMMTDLSTEDDESTVDRTELLRVFRAYLDANKLEADWESVERAGNRTLVNSLSMMSPFGPAEKQALLEAPDLRTRAETLIAITEILLARDFGDSDTMLQ, encoded by the coding sequence ATGCATGTGGGAAATGCGAGATATCTGAAGCGCGAGGATCTGCCGGAGACGGTTCCTGTCTTTCCTCTTACCGGCGCATTGCTTCTGCCGGGTGGACAGTTGCCACTCAACATCTTCGAGCCGCGTTATCTTGCGATGTTCGACGCGGCGCTTGCAGGTAACCGGCTGATCGGTATCGTACAGCCGTCCCTGCTCGAATCCGGCGAGGCTGCCGAAGGTCCGCGCGCGCCGCTCTCGACGGTCGGCTGCATCGGCCGCATCACATCGTTTGCCGAAACCGGCGATGGCCGGTACATCACCTCGATCAGCGGCATCTGCCGGTTCCGGCTCATCGAGGAAGTCGGCATGGGCCATCCCTACCGCACCTTCAAGATCGCGCCGATGATGACGGACCTCTCCACCGAGGACGACGAGAGCACGGTCGACCGCACCGAGTTGCTGCGTGTCTTCCGCGCCTATCTCGACGCCAACAAGCTGGAGGCGGATTGGGAAAGCGTGGAGCGCGCCGGCAACCGGACGCTCGTCAACTCCCTGTCGATGATGTCGCCCTTCGGACCTGCGGAGAAACAGGCTCTGCTCGAAGCGCCGGACCTGCGGACCCGCGCCGAAACGCTGATTGCGATCACGGAAATCCTGCTGGCGCGGGATTTCGGCGATTCCGACACCATGCTCCAGTAA
- a CDS encoding P-II family nitrogen regulator encodes MKIVMAIIKPFKLDEVREALTAVGIQGLTVTEVKGYGRQKGHTEIYRGTEYAVSFLPKLKIEIAVPSDLVEKAVDAIASAAKTGQIGDGKIFVYSIEQAVRIRTGETNTEAL; translated from the coding sequence ATGAAAATCGTGATGGCCATTATCAAGCCGTTCAAGCTGGATGAGGTGCGCGAAGCCCTCACGGCTGTCGGTATCCAGGGCCTGACCGTAACCGAAGTCAAAGGTTACGGACGCCAAAAGGGACATACCGAAATCTATCGCGGTACCGAATATGCCGTAAGTTTTCTGCCAAAACTGAAGATCGAAATCGCAGTCCCCTCCGACCTCGTCGAAAAGGCCGTGGATGCGATCGCTTCGGCCGCCAAGACCGGCCAGATCGGCGATGGCAAGATCTTCGTCTATTCGATCGAGCAGGCCGTGCGCATCCGTACCGGCGAAACCAACACTGAAGCGCTTTGA
- a CDS encoding ubiquinone biosynthesis hydroxylase — MLDMLVVGGGYVGLAAAVAVKQAAPHLTIEVIEAAPSGAWEKDERASAIIAAATRMLDVIGVWNEITVDAQPINRMVVTDSRTSDPVRPVFLTFDGEIEEGRPFAHMVPNVAMVRALRGAAERLGIAIRHGLSATGFQSGSTRCTVSLSDGSAVETRLLVACDGVRSKLRDMAGIKTVTWDYGQSGIVATVAHERPHEGVAEEHFLPSGPFAILPLTNNRSSLVWTERTAEANRLVAADDLVFEEELQRRFGHKLGELTVVGDKRAFPLGLTLARAFVAPRIALAGDAAHGIHPISGQGLNLGFKDVAALAETVVEADRLGLDIGALNVLERYQSWRRFDTFRMGVTTDVLNRLFSNDITPIRIARDFGLGIVERMPKLKSFFIDQAAGKSGEDGPKLLAGEAI; from the coding sequence ATGCTGGACATGCTGGTTGTAGGAGGCGGTTATGTGGGTCTCGCCGCCGCTGTCGCGGTCAAGCAGGCGGCGCCGCATCTGACGATCGAGGTGATCGAGGCGGCTCCTTCCGGCGCCTGGGAAAAGGACGAGCGGGCCTCCGCCATCATCGCCGCCGCAACCCGCATGCTGGACGTCATCGGCGTCTGGAACGAGATTACCGTGGACGCCCAGCCGATCAACCGGATGGTTGTCACCGACAGCCGCACGTCCGATCCGGTGCGGCCGGTCTTCCTCACCTTCGACGGCGAAATCGAGGAAGGCAGGCCGTTCGCCCACATGGTGCCGAACGTCGCCATGGTGCGGGCCCTGCGCGGCGCCGCCGAACGCCTCGGGATTGCCATCCGCCACGGGCTTTCCGCCACCGGCTTCCAGTCCGGCAGCACCCGTTGCACGGTCTCGCTCTCCGACGGTTCGGCCGTCGAGACCCGTCTCCTGGTCGCCTGCGACGGCGTGCGCTCGAAACTGCGCGACATGGCCGGCATTAAGACCGTCACCTGGGATTACGGCCAGTCGGGTATCGTCGCGACGGTTGCTCACGAGCGACCGCATGAAGGCGTGGCGGAAGAACATTTCCTGCCGTCCGGCCCGTTTGCAATCCTGCCACTCACCAACAACCGCTCCTCGCTCGTCTGGACCGAACGGACAGCGGAGGCCAACCGGCTGGTTGCCGCGGACGACCTGGTGTTCGAGGAAGAGCTGCAGCGCCGTTTCGGCCACAAGCTCGGCGAACTGACGGTGGTCGGCGACAAGCGCGCCTTCCCGCTCGGCCTGACGCTCGCCCGCGCCTTCGTCGCGCCGCGCATCGCCCTTGCCGGCGATGCCGCCCACGGAATCCACCCGATCTCCGGCCAGGGCCTCAATCTAGGCTTCAAGGATGTCGCGGCGCTCGCCGAAACGGTGGTCGAAGCCGATCGCCTCGGTCTCGACATCGGTGCGCTCAACGTGCTGGAGCGTTATCAGTCCTGGCGGCGTTTCGACACGTTCCGCATGGGCGTGACGACCGACGTGCTGAACCGGCTGTTCTCCAACGACATCACCCCCATCCGCATCGCCCGCGACTTCGGGTTGGGCATTGTCGAACGAATGCCGAAGCTGAAAAGCTTCTTCATCGACCAGGCGGCGGGAAAGAGCGGCGAAGACGGCCCGAAGCTGCTGGCGGGCGAGGCGATCTAA
- a CDS encoding (2Fe-2S)-binding protein, which yields MVTFTLNGQERTFDGDPDTPLLWVIRDFEKLTGTKYGCGVAQCGACTVHLDGTPRRSCVTPISTIEGSEVVTIEGVSGTEADAVKTAWTGLDVPQCGYCQSGQIMSAVALLQMVPKPTDADIDGAMAGNICRCATYHRIRAAIHNAANSMEG from the coding sequence ATGGTCACCTTCACGCTCAACGGACAGGAAAGAACGTTCGACGGCGACCCCGACACCCCGCTTCTCTGGGTCATCCGCGATTTCGAAAAGCTCACCGGCACCAAATACGGCTGCGGCGTCGCCCAGTGCGGCGCCTGCACGGTGCATCTCGATGGCACGCCGCGACGCTCCTGCGTAACCCCGATTTCGACGATCGAGGGTTCGGAGGTCGTTACCATCGAAGGCGTTTCCGGCACGGAAGCCGATGCGGTCAAGACCGCCTGGACCGGCCTCGACGTGCCGCAATGCGGCTACTGTCAGTCCGGACAGATCATGTCGGCGGTTGCCCTGCTGCAGATGGTGCCGAAGCCGACGGATGCCGATATCGACGGCGCGATGGCCGGAAATATCTGTCGATGCGCCACCTACCATCGCATCCGCGCGGCGATCCACAATGCCGCCAATTCGATGGAGGGCTGA
- a CDS encoding Trm112 family protein, with protein sequence MDEKLSKVDPKLLDLLVCPLSKSRLSLNRETNELISQKAQLAYPIRDGIPIMLISEARKIED encoded by the coding sequence ATGGACGAGAAACTCAGCAAGGTCGATCCCAAACTGCTCGACCTCCTCGTCTGCCCGCTCTCCAAGAGCCGGCTGTCCCTCAACCGCGAGACCAACGAGCTCATCTCCCAGAAGGCACAGCTTGCCTACCCGATCCGCGACGGCATCCCCATCATGCTGATTTCCGAAGCCCGCAAGATCGAGGACTGA
- a CDS encoding xanthine dehydrogenase family protein molybdopterin-binding subunit, with translation MTIQDVNTTRRGFLAGSGLVIGVAIAPKMLSAAPTGVHAGGDPALAPMNAFVKIGTDDTVTVLAKHIEFGQGPFTGLATLVAEELDADWSQMRAVHSPTDNKVYANLMFGLQGTGGSSSIANSYEQMRKAGATARAMLVAAAAEDWKVPASEITVEKGRIKHAGSGKESGFGAFAEKAARQTPPAEPKLKDPKDFVLIGTELPKLDTHGKTNGTAIFTLDITPDNLLIAVVAHPEHFGATVKSFNDAEARQVQGVIDVKQVPSGIAVYADNTFAALKGRDALSIEWDLSKAETRSSEDLSADYRKLFGEKGLEAANNGNVDDAFKGSGLQTVEAEIVFPFLAHAPMEPLDAVFIKADDGSVDIYNGAQFPGMDQSVAAKILGLDETKVRVNTQLAGGSFGRKAQFGSPYIQEAAAVYAATDRSRPLKHMWTREDDIRGGYYRPMYAHRMRGAINAQGQITAWEQVIVGQSIMGKADLDETSVEGASNLPYTIPNLKVSAHNVQLSIPPLWWRSVGHTHTGFAVETFVDELFQKIGKDPVEGRLALLGEKPRHAGVLKKAAEMANWGSPLPEGRARGVAVVESFGTFVGQIVEVSVGPEGAPRVHKVWCAVDCGVAVNPNVIKAQMEGGIGYGLGAVLFDAVTLAKGGKIVQSNFHDYRSIRINEMPDVAVEIIKSSEKPSGVGEPGVPPVGPAVANAWRRLTGAPVRQLPIVNIVSA, from the coding sequence ATGACCATCCAGGACGTCAACACCACCCGCCGCGGTTTTCTCGCCGGCTCGGGTCTCGTCATCGGCGTCGCCATCGCGCCAAAGATGCTCTCCGCCGCGCCGACCGGCGTGCATGCCGGCGGCGACCCGGCGCTGGCCCCGATGAATGCCTTCGTCAAGATCGGCACCGACGACACGGTGACGGTACTCGCCAAGCACATCGAATTCGGCCAGGGCCCGTTCACCGGTCTCGCGACGCTGGTCGCCGAAGAACTCGATGCCGACTGGAGCCAGATGCGCGCCGTCCACTCGCCGACCGACAACAAGGTCTATGCCAACCTGATGTTCGGCCTGCAGGGAACCGGCGGTTCGAGTTCCATCGCCAATTCCTATGAGCAGATGCGCAAGGCCGGCGCCACCGCGCGGGCGATGCTGGTCGCGGCAGCCGCCGAGGACTGGAAGGTGCCAGCTTCCGAGATCACCGTCGAGAAAGGTCGCATCAAGCACGCCGGTTCCGGCAAGGAGAGCGGTTTTGGCGCATTTGCCGAAAAGGCCGCCCGCCAGACGCCGCCCGCGGAGCCGAAACTCAAGGATCCGAAGGATTTCGTGCTGATCGGCACCGAACTGCCGAAACTCGACACCCATGGCAAGACCAACGGCACGGCGATCTTCACGCTCGACATCACGCCTGACAACCTGTTGATCGCCGTCGTTGCCCACCCGGAACATTTCGGTGCGACGGTGAAGAGCTTCAACGATGCCGAAGCCCGCCAGGTGCAGGGTGTGATCGACGTGAAGCAGGTGCCGTCGGGCATCGCCGTCTACGCGGACAACACGTTCGCGGCGCTCAAGGGCCGCGATGCGCTGAGCATCGAATGGGATCTCTCAAAGGCCGAGACCCGCTCCTCGGAAGACCTTTCCGCCGATTACCGGAAACTCTTCGGCGAAAAGGGTCTGGAGGCGGCCAACAACGGCAATGTCGACGACGCTTTCAAGGGCTCCGGCCTGCAGACGGTGGAAGCCGAGATCGTCTTCCCCTTCCTGGCCCATGCGCCGATGGAGCCGCTCGACGCCGTCTTCATCAAGGCGGATGACGGATCGGTCGATATCTATAACGGCGCGCAGTTCCCGGGCATGGACCAGTCGGTCGCCGCCAAGATCCTCGGGCTCGATGAAACGAAGGTGCGGGTGAACACCCAGCTCGCCGGCGGCAGCTTCGGCCGCAAGGCGCAGTTCGGCTCGCCCTACATACAGGAAGCGGCAGCCGTCTATGCCGCAACCGATCGCAGCCGTCCCTTGAAGCACATGTGGACCCGCGAGGACGACATCCGCGGCGGTTATTACCGCCCGATGTATGCTCACAGGATGCGCGGCGCCATCAATGCGCAGGGCCAGATCACCGCCTGGGAACAGGTGATCGTCGGCCAGTCGATCATGGGCAAGGCCGATCTCGACGAGACCTCGGTCGAAGGCGCCTCCAACCTGCCCTACACGATCCCGAACCTGAAGGTCAGCGCCCACAACGTCCAGCTCTCCATCCCGCCGCTCTGGTGGCGGTCGGTGGGCCATACCCATACGGGCTTTGCAGTCGAGACCTTCGTGGACGAGCTGTTCCAGAAGATCGGCAAGGATCCGGTCGAGGGGCGTCTTGCGCTGCTGGGCGAAAAGCCACGCCATGCGGGCGTGCTGAAGAAGGCGGCCGAAATGGCGAACTGGGGCTCGCCTCTGCCGGAAGGCCGCGCCCGCGGCGTTGCGGTGGTCGAAAGCTTCGGCACTTTCGTCGGCCAGATCGTCGAAGTTTCGGTCGGGCCGGAAGGTGCACCGCGTGTCCACAAGGTCTGGTGTGCGGTCGATTGTGGCGTCGCCGTCAATCCGAACGTCATCAAGGCGCAGATGGAAGGCGGCATCGGCTACGGCCTCGGCGCAGTCCTCTTCGATGCGGTGACGTTGGCAAAGGGCGGCAAGATCGTGCAGTCGAACTTCCACGACTACCGGTCGATCCGCATCAACGAGATGCCGGACGTTGCCGTCGAGATCATCAAGTCGAGCGAAAAGCCGAGCGGCGTCGGCGAACCCGGCGTACCGCCCGTCGGCCCGGCGGTTGCCAATGCCTGGCGACGCCTGACCGGAGCACCAGTCCGGCAGCTGCCCATCGTCAACATCGTTTCGGCCTGA
- a CDS encoding ammonium transporter: MQFNRISTLGRVGAAAAALLAPAVAFAQTAAAPAAAAAAAPAMTMDKGDNTWMLISTILVLLMTIPGLALFYGGLVRAKNMLSVLMQVFMITAVVMIIWVTYGYSLAFTNGGSLNSFVGGFSKMFLAGVTTSSLAETFTKGVAIPELTFVCFQMTFACITPALIVGAFAERIKFSAVMLFVILWVTFIYFPMAHMVWFWGGPSAYADPSGLIFSYGAIDFAGGTVVHINAGIAGLVGAIMLGKRTGYKKDIMAPHSMTLTMVGASLLWVGWFGFNAGSNLEANAYASLAMINTFVATAAAAVSWCLVETFSRGKASMLGAASGAVAGLVAVTPAAGFAGPMGSIVLGLIVSPVCYFFVDVVKNKFNYDDSLDVFGVHCVGGILGAIGTGILVNPALGGAGIVDYSTADFAASYSGTATQVWAQFKGVLTTLLWSGIGSAILYKVVDLIVGLRVTVEAEREGLDLATHGEAAYHAS; encoded by the coding sequence ATGCAATTTAACAGGATTTCCACTCTGGGACGCGTGGGTGCCGCCGCCGCGGCGCTTCTTGCGCCCGCCGTCGCTTTTGCGCAGACGGCCGCCGCACCGGCTGCTGCTGCCGCCGCCGCTCCGGCCATGACGATGGACAAGGGTGACAACACCTGGATGCTCATCTCGACCATTCTCGTCCTGCTGATGACCATTCCGGGCCTCGCGCTCTTCTACGGTGGTCTCGTTCGCGCCAAGAACATGCTGTCCGTGCTGATGCAGGTGTTCATGATCACGGCCGTCGTGATGATCATCTGGGTCACCTACGGCTATTCGCTCGCCTTCACCAACGGCGGTTCGCTGAACAGCTTCGTCGGCGGCTTCTCCAAGATGTTCTTGGCCGGCGTCACCACGTCGTCGCTTGCCGAAACCTTCACCAAGGGCGTCGCCATTCCGGAACTGACCTTCGTCTGCTTCCAGATGACGTTTGCCTGCATCACGCCGGCCCTGATCGTCGGCGCCTTTGCCGAGCGCATCAAGTTCTCGGCCGTCATGCTCTTCGTCATCCTGTGGGTCACGTTCATCTATTTCCCGATGGCGCACATGGTCTGGTTCTGGGGTGGCCCGAGCGCCTACGCGGATCCGTCCGGCCTGATCTTCTCCTATGGAGCGATCGATTTTGCCGGCGGCACCGTCGTGCACATCAATGCCGGTATCGCGGGCCTCGTCGGCGCGATCATGCTCGGCAAGCGCACCGGCTACAAGAAGGACATCATGGCTCCGCACTCCATGACCCTTACCATGGTCGGCGCTTCGCTCCTCTGGGTCGGCTGGTTCGGCTTTAACGCCGGCTCCAACCTTGAAGCCAACGCCTACGCATCGCTCGCCATGATCAACACCTTCGTTGCGACGGCTGCCGCTGCCGTGTCGTGGTGCCTGGTGGAAACCTTCTCCCGCGGCAAGGCCTCCATGCTGGGTGCCGCCTCGGGTGCGGTTGCCGGTCTCGTCGCCGTCACCCCGGCTGCCGGTTTTGCCGGCCCGATGGGCTCGATCGTTCTCGGCCTCATCGTTTCGCCGGTCTGCTACTTCTTCGTCGACGTGGTGAAGAACAAGTTCAACTACGACGACTCGCTCGATGTCTTCGGCGTCCATTGCGTCGGCGGCATCCTCGGCGCCATCGGCACCGGTATTCTCGTCAACCCGGCACTCGGCGGTGCAGGCATCGTCGATTATTCGACGGCCGACTTCGCTGCCTCCTATTCCGGCACCGCGACCCAGGTCTGGGCACAGTTCAAGGGCGTCCTGACCACCCTCCTGTGGTCGGGCATCGGTTCGGCGATCCTCTACAAGGTCGTCGACCTGATCGTCGGCCTGCGCGTCACCGTCGAAGCCGAACGCGAAGGTCTCGACCTCGCGACCCACGGCGAAGCGGCGTATCACGCGTCCTGA
- a CDS encoding alpha/beta fold hydrolase, with the protein MNSVNASGVQLAYDIFGRQEDEPVLLIAGLGTQMIRWTSPFCDELASKGYRVIRFDNRDAGWSTHFSDLAPPEFGALVAALMAGRRPDVPYSLHDMAADAIGLLDALSIDRVHVVGRSMGGMIAQIIASEHPDRVLSLTSIMSSTGNPALPQAAPDVMAMMMRPAPDPVSDQEGFLVHSLAFARRIAGMKFALDEDAHRALVLEEVRRAYDPHGTARQIAAMAVAGDRRLRLATIDVPTLVVHGADDPLILPACGMDTAASIPGAELMLVEGMGHDLPPALYETIVEAVARTAR; encoded by the coding sequence ATGAACTCCGTGAATGCGAGTGGCGTGCAGCTTGCCTACGATATTTTCGGCAGGCAAGAGGATGAACCGGTTCTGCTGATCGCCGGGCTCGGTACGCAAATGATCCGCTGGACGTCTCCGTTCTGCGATGAACTGGCGTCGAAAGGTTATCGTGTGATCCGCTTCGACAACCGAGATGCGGGATGGTCGACGCATTTTTCCGATCTCGCGCCTCCGGAGTTCGGCGCATTGGTCGCGGCGCTCATGGCCGGGCGGCGGCCTGACGTTCCCTACAGCCTCCATGACATGGCAGCGGATGCGATCGGCCTGCTCGATGCGCTTTCGATCGACCGAGTGCATGTGGTGGGTCGGTCGATGGGCGGCATGATCGCGCAGATCATCGCCAGTGAACATCCCGATCGGGTCCTGTCGCTCACCTCCATCATGTCGAGTACCGGCAACCCGGCGCTTCCGCAGGCCGCGCCCGATGTCATGGCAATGATGATGCGTCCTGCGCCCGATCCGGTTTCCGACCAGGAAGGTTTCCTGGTGCACAGCCTTGCCTTCGCCCGGCGCATCGCCGGCATGAAGTTTGCGCTCGACGAGGACGCGCACCGCGCTCTCGTTCTGGAAGAGGTGCGTCGAGCGTACGATCCCCATGGCACTGCCAGGCAGATCGCCGCGATGGCCGTGGCGGGTGACCGCCGATTGAGGCTGGCGACCATCGACGTGCCGACGCTCGTCGTTCATGGCGCAGACGATCCGCTGATTCTTCCGGCCTGCGGCATGGATACGGCTGCCTCCATCCCCGGCGCAGAACTCATGCTGGTTGAGGGCATGGGGCATGATCTGCCGCCTGCCCTTTATGAGACGATTGTCGAGGCAGTTGCGCGGACAGCCCGATGA
- a CDS encoding prolyl-tRNA synthetase associated domain-containing protein translates to MTETEPKTAEDLFRFLDSLNIAHSTKTHPPVFTVAESESLRDEIPGGHTKNLFVKDKKDQYFVLTVEERATVDLKTVHKVIGASSRVSFGRPEMLLEYLGVVPGSVTVFGAFNDTGGNVTFVLDEDLMKHDIINGHPLSNDATTSIGRDDLIRFLEATGHPPLVLKVTD, encoded by the coding sequence ATGACCGAGACAGAGCCGAAAACCGCCGAGGATCTTTTCCGTTTCCTCGACAGCCTGAACATTGCGCATTCGACCAAGACGCACCCGCCGGTCTTCACTGTGGCGGAGTCCGAAAGCCTGCGTGACGAGATCCCCGGCGGCCACACCAAGAACCTGTTCGTGAAGGACAAGAAGGACCAGTATTTCGTCCTGACGGTCGAGGAGCGCGCAACGGTCGACCTGAAGACCGTGCACAAGGTGATCGGAGCGTCGAGCCGCGTCTCGTTCGGGCGGCCCGAAATGCTTCTGGAATATCTCGGCGTGGTTCCCGGTTCGGTGACGGTATTCGGTGCCTTCAACGATACCGGAGGCAATGTCACCTTCGTGCTCGACGAAGACCTGATGAAGCACGACATCATCAACGGCCATCCGCTGTCGAACGATGCCACCACGTCGATCGGGCGCGACGATCTCATCCGTTTTCTGGAAGCGACCGGCCATCCGCCGCTTGTCTTGAAAGTGACAGACTGA
- the tesB gene encoding acyl-CoA thioesterase II, whose translation MSRQTESPSAMEQLIATLDLEKLEENIYRGTSPDVGWQRVFGGQVIAQALMATQRTVAADRFVHSLHAYFMRPGDPSVPILYQVERIRDGSSFTTRRAVAVQHGKAIFAISASFQVEEDGYDHQIDMPSVTQPEDLMGEKEFKELFLKKAPENVRRYWSRERPIEVRPTSLVHYLTRDKLEPRQDIWVRTVGQVPSDRHYQAAVLAYLSDMTLLDASLYPHGTSIFDPTLQAASLDHAMWFHRPVTFDDWLLYTQDSPSASGARGMTRGSIYTRSGTLIASVAQEGLIRKKAND comes from the coding sequence ATGTCGCGCCAGACCGAATCCCCCTCCGCCATGGAACAGCTCATCGCGACGCTCGACCTCGAAAAGCTCGAGGAGAACATCTATCGCGGCACCAGTCCCGATGTCGGGTGGCAGCGGGTTTTCGGCGGGCAGGTCATCGCCCAGGCCCTGATGGCCACCCAGCGGACCGTTGCGGCCGATCGTTTCGTGCATTCGCTGCATGCCTATTTCATGCGTCCCGGCGATCCTTCGGTGCCGATCCTCTATCAGGTGGAGCGTATCCGCGACGGTTCAAGCTTTACCACCCGCCGGGCGGTGGCGGTGCAGCACGGCAAGGCGATCTTCGCCATTTCTGCTTCGTTCCAGGTGGAGGAGGACGGTTATGATCACCAGATCGATATGCCTTCGGTGACGCAGCCGGAAGATCTGATGGGGGAGAAGGAGTTCAAGGAACTCTTCCTCAAAAAGGCGCCGGAGAATGTGCGTCGCTACTGGAGCCGGGAGCGGCCGATCGAAGTGCGACCGACCTCGCTCGTGCACTATCTCACCAGGGACAAGCTCGAACCGCGGCAGGATATCTGGGTTCGTACCGTCGGGCAGGTGCCGTCCGACCGTCACTATCAGGCCGCCGTGCTTGCCTACCTCTCCGACATGACGCTGCTCGACGCATCGCTCTATCCGCACGGCACGTCGATCTTCGATCCGACGCTTCAGGCGGCGAGCCTCGACCATGCGATGTGGTTTCATCGGCCCGTCACATTCGACGACTGGCTCCTCTACACGCAGGACAGTCCCAGCGCCTCCGGCGCCCGCGGAATGACCCGCGGCAGCATTTACACCCGTTCTGGCACACTGATCGCCTCGGTCGCCCAGGAAGGATTGATTCGGAAAAAGGCAAATGATTAA
- the trxA gene encoding thioredoxin yields the protein MSGSNNPYGGSYGGQMTASASFGAAPAASGPAGVYVSDTSTAGFTKDVLEESRRQPVLVDFWAPWCGPCKQLTPVLEKVVNEGQGRVKLVKMNIDDHPSIPGQLGIQSIPAVIAFVDGRPVDGFMGAVPESQVRQFIDKLAGPPGADQAAEIEAALVEAETLLAGGEIQEAAQLYGAVLQADPENAKAAAGMMQCLIAMGETARASQMLASLPEELAKDPAIQAVAKKLEHIEEARKLGDPVALERQLDDNPDDHDARLKLAKILNVQGERDKAAEHLLTIMRKDRTFDDDGARRQLLAFFDVWGPKDPATIAARRRLSSILFS from the coding sequence ATGAGCGGCAGCAATAACCCCTATGGCGGTTCCTACGGCGGGCAGATGACTGCTTCGGCAAGCTTTGGGGCGGCGCCGGCCGCATCGGGTCCTGCCGGGGTCTACGTATCCGACACCAGCACCGCCGGCTTCACCAAGGACGTTCTGGAAGAATCGCGCCGCCAGCCGGTTCTCGTCGATTTCTGGGCGCCGTGGTGCGGTCCCTGCAAGCAGCTGACGCCGGTTCTCGAAAAGGTCGTCAACGAAGGCCAGGGCCGGGTCAAGCTCGTCAAAATGAATATCGACGATCACCCGTCGATCCCGGGCCAGCTCGGTATCCAGTCGATCCCGGCTGTCATCGCCTTTGTGGACGGCCGCCCGGTCGACGGTTTCATGGGCGCGGTGCCGGAAAGTCAGGTGCGCCAGTTCATCGACAAGCTTGCCGGACCTCCGGGCGCCGACCAGGCTGCCGAGATCGAGGCGGCACTCGTCGAGGCGGAAACCCTGCTGGCCGGCGGTGAGATCCAGGAAGCCGCCCAGCTTTACGGCGCCGTCCTGCAGGCCGATCCGGAAAATGCCAAGGCCGCCGCCGGGATGATGCAGTGCCTGATCGCTATGGGCGAGACTGCTCGCGCCAGCCAGATGCTCGCCTCCCTCCCGGAAGAGCTTGCCAAGGATCCGGCGATCCAGGCGGTCGCCAAGAAGCTCGAGCATATCGAGGAAGCTCGCAAGCTCGGCGATCCGGTGGCTCTCGAGCGCCAGCTCGACGACAACCCGGACGACCACGACGCCCGCCTGAAGCTCGCCAAGATCCTCAATGTCCAGGGCGAACGGGACAAGGCTGCCGAGCACCTGCTGACGATCATGCGCAAGGACCGCACGTTCGACGACGACGGCGCCCGCCGCCAGCTCCTGGCGTTCTTTGATGTCTGGGGGCCGAAGGACCCGGCGACGATCGCCGCCCGCCGCCGCCTCTCCTCCATTCTGTTTTCGTAG